AGAGAATCAAAATATGGAGCACACAACTACCACCCTCTTCCTGTGGCCCTCGACCGGGGAAAAGGTTTGTTTCCGTTATCTTCCCTTACACTTATTTGTCCTATGGGGTTATTGTATTTGTTTCTATGGCCAAAATGTAAGTAATATTGTGACCATATAAACTGTTAAAAGTTCTTTATATCCATGTATAACAAATGATGCTCTTTGAACGATCGCTACCGCGGTCTTATGTCCCATGTGATCTTAAAGAACTTTATAGGTACGGGTACAGAGATCCTTTACTGCTAAAAACATGGATTGCTCCAGCCGTGGCTTATTGTGGGCATGTGCCCTCAGTAGCTGGCAACTGGCCGGATGAGATGCCTTGTTTTATGGTGGCAAATAACACTGATATAATATGGTCCTGCTGCGTTTGTATTTGGGTCCCGTGCACAGGGACTGCTTTGGGTGTGTACTGTGCCAGTGTGCCACCAATTACTATAACACATGCCTTTTTTATAGATCTTGTCCCCCAAAAGCATTGCTTCTATGGGAGATTATGGTGCCTCGCAGAAGCACCATATGGCAGCATATAGAGTACCTTTCTGGGGGTCTGGTGCTCTCGTAGAATCCCTTAATATCACCTGGGGTAATACTTTGGACATGCCTAACACTCAGGtctctgataatgaatatacaggaAAGGATAAGGACCTAATCTTAGTGTTTTTTTGATTCTTCTATTGGGTAATTATACCTTCCTGGAGAGGGGAAGGAACATTGGTAGTTGAGACCCATAGTTATTCCAAAAGTTACTTGGGGACTCTTCGTTAATGACATTAAAGAGGGGGAACCGGGTCCATACTGATTTCAGGAGAACAGACTACAACCTGGcagagaaaaaaaattcaaaaaaagtaATCTTGATCTTTTGtgaaaatattctggattatattAGTAGTGGTCTGTGATCTTACAGAccttagttaaaaaaaacaaaaaaccctaaaCCAGAAGTTTTCATTAGAACGTACACTTTCAGTCACACTATAGACAGCAAACTGATAGAGGTGAGCAGAGCTTATGACAGGGCATTTACCAAGCGTTTGGGCAGAACACGTTCCTTCCTTACCCCCATGTCAATACTATTTTTGGGTTTGCTGGAGGACTATGTAGTTGGTCTGGTGTGAGGTCAGACACACatttggggtgtatatatatatatatatatatatatatatatatatatatatatatatatatatatatatacatacacacatttcaTAGCCACTGCAGACCAATGTACGAGTTAGGTAAGATCGGTGTGGACACCTCATGTGTTCTATATATGCTTTGCTCTCCAGGTGTATATGTGTGGGATGTGGAAGGCAGGAGATACTTTGACTTCTTGAGTGCATACAGTGCGGTGAACCAGGGACATTGTCATCCAAAGATCATCAATGCTTTAAAGTCCCAGGCTGAGAAGCTGACTCTCACTTCCAGAGCTTTCTACAATGATGTCCTGGGAGAATATGAGGAGTATGTCACAAAGCTGTTCAACTACAACAAAGTATTGCCTATGAACACAGGTAAGAATACACAGCATCTATgccaaaacatttattttatttcccaaGTTATTGTCCTTCTGTAGAGTTGATACAAAGTTTTTTCTGCTCTTATATTCCTGGCTATAGTGTATTCTgaaatgtgtgtttttgttttttttaagaaggTTTTGTTACATCCTCTAAGTCCTATCCGACCTCTTTAATGTCTGTTGGCAGCTTCTTATCACTATTCTCCTCTTGTTATAACCTCGTCTCTTTAGGAGTTGAAGGAGGAGAAACTGCTTGCAAGTTGGCACGAAAATGGGCATACACTGTGAAGGGAGTACCCAAGTACAAAGCTCAGATTATTTTTGCAGGTAACTGATGCTGTCTTGTATTGCAAAagcaaaatataatatttttttttatcgtttacaCATGACCATTCTGAGCTTGCGACGCGTCAAGAACTTTCTTCTTGGCTAGTTCATTGCCAAATCTGTATCCTTCCCTTTTCACTTAAGATATTTTACCCTTAAAATTTAGTGGAACCTAATGAATCCATTCCACAACTTGATGGAAGTTTTCTTGTGTTAGAATCATTGGAACATATTTCCATTTAACCCTCTCCCCCCTGGTTagaatgtattttttgtgtaggAGCACAGTTATGCTCTTGTCCCCTTCTGAACTAAATTATGTTCatatttaaaacattttattcatAGCCGGTAACTTCTGGGGAAGGACCATGTCTGCCATATCGAGCTCCACAGATCCTTCCAGCTATGAAGGCTTTGGACCATTTATGCCAGGATTTAAAATAATTCCGTACAATGACCTCCCTGCTCTTGAGGTAAGTGACCGCTATTGTATTAAGATGTTTTTGGCTATGAAATTACCACCATCTAtaccaggggtggggaaccttttttctgccaagggccgtttggatatttataacatcatttgcggaccatacaaaattatcaacttaaaaatttgcctgctatatttggtcaaacatttaattaactcatccctaatgtgatggctggaactgcttctctttggggTCTGTGATGTTAGctggtattgatgatgatgttACTGTGTTGGTCAGTCTGGTAAGTTTTGGAAATAACTGCTTGCAGCAGTAGGTAGTTCCGACTTaactaacttaaaggggttttcccatcagggacatttatggcctatccacaggatatgtcagatgtgggtcccagttctgggacacgcacctatctgtagaagggggccccctgaaccccattctacctctcagtgttccggctgatttctgaccatggaaggaaacagcgtagtttgctgagctgtgctgtttctgtaactcccatagtagtgaatggcagttccagaagcagcgtagcatgcgagttacgctctttctgtaactactactcagttctatgggacatatgcaaaccgcatagctcagcaagctacgctgttttcttcttcttcGTGGTCGAAAGTCACACGAGTCAGCCACAACAGAGGTCGAATGGGGTTAGGGTGCCCTGGTTCTAcagatagatctgggacccagaggtgggacacgcatctatctgacatatcctgtggatatatcttaaatgtccttcatggggggGAAAAAAACCAAATCTGTCACCTGACCTCCGAGTAGGGTGGGTGGAGGGAATAACACAGCGGCgggcagtgaagtcagggcttgctgtgacgggagtggaccagtcacctgacacgtcactgacgtgaggtcaggtgactagattgtgccggcccgggagtggaccagtcaggtcacctgacctgagtaatCTGACCACacatcactgactcaggtcaggtgaccggactggtccactaatGGGctggcacgcaccgacctcactcagaccgccgccatacttggctccatcCGCCCTTCTCCTGCTTCTAAATGTGAGCGAATAGGGTGAATGAAGTGCTGTCGGGTCAGACCAAATGATCTCGCGGGCCTTATACGGCCTGCAGGCTGGACGTTCCCCCACCCCTGATTTATACCATAGACTTCTGTGAACCTATTCATAGTACATGGTGACTGTTTAATTCTTTAATGAAATAAAAGCAGGTCATGTTTGTTAGACATTAGACATCTCTCGTATATTTCCTTGGCCTCTCACAACCGCATATGACTTTGGAGGTCATCTAGTTATTTCCTTACTATGGTAGCAGGGAGCAAAGATTGGACGTTGTGATTTTTGCCGCATaaatctgcagcggtcacatgggatgagacctcatcccaggaggccgggctgcaggatgtcagaggaaTGCATCGCCATGGCTGCGGGTAAGTAGAGgcttttttaggtgcggtttttcatcTGGAATCCCCTGTGGTggccagggtggatacgctgtgttcttgttttttttactcagTGATTTCGCCttgtgtgatcatacccttaggATATAAAATGCAATGGTAATAAGACTGTCACTTATTAAAAATTATCTATAAAAAAGCTAAGTATTACCAATCAGGGTATGTCCACCAGCTTAGTTTGGAAAGTCTGAGGTAAGGCCTGTCAGCAGATTAacgcagatgtagcagagattGCTTGAAAAATTGTGCCAAACAAaccaaagtgcaggcaggtcaaaattcctgaaggacttttgaggcaggtttttctgCTTGCAAATACAGAAGGTACCCTAAATGTTTGCGTGTAGAAATGAATTAATGTATTTGTTCTAGAATGACATCAAAGCgatccacagttttttttgttttttgttttttttatatatttagcgAGCTCTTCAAGACCCCAATGTGGCAGCTTTTATGGTGGAACCAATTCAGGGTGAGGCCGGTGTCATTGTTCCCGATGACGGTTACTTGACTGGAGTAAGGCAGCTGTGCTCGGCACACAATGTAGGTGATGGTAAAGACTATAAATGAAGAATCTAAAGATACTACGGAATGTGGTTGCTGAACTTATTCTCTTCCATAGGTTCTGTTTATTGCTGATGAGGTGCAGACCGGCTTGGGCAGAACTGGAAAGATGCTTGCTGTGGACCATGAGAATGTCCGCCCAGATATTGTGGTGCTGGGAAAAGCCCTCTCAGGAGGAGTTTATCCTGtaagtatgtaaggggcaatttagactggcatttcatacggcAGTTTTAATATACAGAAAGTTGGAgtaatgccattaaaaaaaaaattgccacatcTCTGGCCATCCTTGTGCCGGAATGTGAAATCTAAGGCAATAATGAGTTAGTGTAGATTTGCCCCATAACTTGTGGCAAATTTTTTTACAAGACAAACGTACACTAAAATTTGCTTTCCAAGTTAAATAAATTCCCCCTCAAATGTTTTTAGGGTCTATAGACTGGGTTATTATGGTACAATTGACTAGTGTACTTCCCCACATGACCATTAGAAAAGTCATTGAGTTACATTTAGTATTTTATTTTCTTCCACGGTAAAAACTTGGCCTGGAAAGGATTTTCCATTCCTTTATGGAGGAAGGAAAGTGTATGGTGATAGTACATGGGCAAGGTTAAGACTGACCCCCTTGGTATAAGCAGCTGCGTGCCATAAGGCTTCACTTGCAGCAGTCTCTTACCTGCCCTACAgcctattctaaaaaaaaaatcaagctcCACCGATGAGGCTTCTTGGATCCATCTCATGACCTTCATACTGTTGGGAATAGAGGAGCTTTTACCACGTGCTACGAACATCCCAACTACCCTCTACCCTCTATTCACGTAGTGCTTAGTGAGGCCTTTTGGGGCATCTGAACATATTGCTTTTGTCACAATTTCTTGCAAAGGGATCAGTCATGTAGGGACTTGCTCATAATGCAGGTGTAAACAAATCCCAGAAGTCCAAAACCAACGTTCCTAGAATTGTGCTGCTGGTGCCTAACATTTTTAGGTTTTCTAACTAATATTTATGAAAACTTTTTAATGGGTAAAAGGCAAACTAGACCACTCTACAAAGTCCACTGTTCTGTCCATCCGTTATGCTTTCTCCTAATATTTAACATGGTTCCAAAATTAGACCTGcacgaaaaaatataaaatccTGGTCTGCTCACTAGGAAATTGTATGCAGTTTGTATTTCTGCTGATGTGCGGTAAAATGGTTAAAAAGCCAGGTTGTTGACTAGGGAAAGGTTACTTAAGTATCTTTGCATGTCTTTATTTccccaggtctctgctgtattgtgTGATGATGATGTGATGCTCACAATTAAGCCAGGAGAACATGGCTCAACATATGGAGGCAACCCCCTGGCATGCCGTGTAGCCATGGCTTCTCTGGAGGTAACTTGTTAGTCGTCATTGATGTAGGTGTCCGTGGTGCTTTGGGCATCACTGTCATTAGGTTTATTGGTCTGTTATTTTTGTAGGTCATCGAAGAGGAGAAATTGGCAGAAAATGCCAGAATGATGGGAGAGTTTTTGAGAGCAGAACTCATGAAGACCCCCTCGGACATTGTTACTGATGTGAGAGGAAAGGGATTACTGAATGCCATTGTCATAAATCAAACCAAAGGTAAATAGTTCTGCAATTACATTTTGGCTCCTGTCAGGAACTTTATTTTAATTGGGTTATAAAATGGCACCAATCGCAAACACAAATAGACATCGTGGAAAAGCTGCAAAAAGATCCCTTAAAATAATTGAAGGAAACCAATCGTTGTCAGATGCCAGTTGTGTGAATTGATAGATAACCTTGCATACCACGTATGGGGTGACATATAGATTCAAGAAAACCGGTCTGCAATCTGTCATGGCAGCAGCTTCCCTTTTCTCTTGTTGAATGGAGCGAAGTGGTGAGTGGCAGGTTGGAGATATCTAGAATTCCACTTTTGCCTCGGCTGGGAGTCTGGATTAAGATCAAGCCGAGGAAATTATTAGGGGGTTACTCCTAAAACTGCTGCTGAATATTGGATTTTGCAGCAATGTCTCTGGAAATGCTTCTTTAAGATTTATGGCTCATGGAAGTACTGGCTACATGTGTAGGGCCAAACGAGCCGCAGTCTACCCCCGAGGGCAAAGTGTCCTATACAAGACTATAGAAAGACTGACTATAGAGCTGGAGTCTTCTTCTGTTTGTAAAGCCAATGACTAAGGATCCAGGGATGTCTTGTTTGGTCCTGACTTTCCTAGGCCATCGTATTATATTGAAGGTTCTGTACATGGTACCAGGGATGTACCTTGCCTTTCTGCTGCCATGTTCAAAGTTTGCAGATTCAGTGAAAGTTTTCAGTGTAGCAAACCTATTCAACACAAGCAAATAGGATTGGGGTTGGCATTCATTTTATTCACCTGCTGTGGAAAATATCCTAGTGTAGTAAACAGTACTTGCCCTATATAATACAAAACTGGCCTCCGATTTTACGCAAAAGAGTGAAATTCGGGAGAAAATCCATGGCAAAAGCTGCATCTGATACGATCTTTGGTGGTCCATTGGTTAGTAAAGTAATCGATGAGCACATTTTGCGTCAAGTACCTGATGTCATGTGGTTTACTCGCCACCTTCACCTCTCTGGTGGTCAAACTACTGGTCCAAAACTAGGCTGGTCACGGACAGGCTTACATATAGAACAAGTACGTACGCATTGATTCGCACACCATACTTTGGATTTTTGACATCGGGGAGATGCAAAAGTGATTGGCGGCgcacagaatttttttaattttgtctcTTGACTTTTTAGATTGTGATGCTTGGAAGGTGTGCCTCAGACTTCGTGATAATGGACTTCTGGCTAAGCCCACCCATGGAGATATCATCAGACTGGCACCACCTCTGACCATAAAGGAGGATGAGATACAGGAATGCGTTGAAATCATCCATAAGACACTTCTCTCATTTTAAGCCATCCTAAGAATCCTGTATTGCTTCGTACTGCTTTTCATGTGGTAACGCGGTTGAATCGGGTCCTCTAAGCATTTAGAGTGTTACTAAATTTAGTCTAATGGACAGTGTGCCCTCTACTAAACTGGCAGTGATCCCTGTGTAGTGATTAGTGAGGCCCGGAGGGTTTGTTATGGGTAATGGACCAGTTTGCCATAGTGAGCTCAAAGCTCTTTGAATACAAGCACAGGTAAATCTTGTATACAGTTTGTTTTTTCTGTATGTATTGTAGTATTTATAGTACGAATAGTAGAAGTTATTTAATATTTCACTATTTCTAAGGGTTAACTTTTATTGCTGCTTATAAATGTGAATAAAATATGGCGTTTCTCGGACATCTGATTGGTCTGTTTTTATAGCATGTTGGAATCGCCACCAATTTCAATGCATATGTGTCCCACATGTCCAATGTTACCCTATATGCTTCCCGAACATCAACCTATACTATTGCTGTAACTCCTAAAAAATATGATGCACTAGTTTCAGATGAGAAGTAATGGAGGGCATTGGGGAATTCCTTGTGTATTGGGATAACCTTCCAGATGTCCAAAGATCTCTTAATATGGGAGAGAAGTTGTTGGAGCTCATGTCTTGCTATggattacccatgccctgttagacttttttttttttttatttggcttCTATTAAGGTTGAATGGTCTAGATGTAGCCCTGGCCTTGACTCCAAGACCGGATTAAGATATCACAAATACGCCTGCTCCCTCATAATGGTGCACTGTAGCACTgacttttacacaggcagatcaGCTGAATGAGCGCTCGTATGAATGCCTGTTCCCAATCATTACCCTGTGCAAACGttcatttgtcggctgatcggGTCTTTTGTGCGGCCAAAAATCTGATCGTTTGTTGGTAGCGAAGGATGTGCTGCTGACCAGatgcaaaatgtatggggacaatcgCATTAAGGATTGCTCGTCCCTATAGAATCATTGCTCCATTTACGGCCGATCGCCAATCAACATGTGTTCATCGTCCGGGGCAGTTAACGGGCAGAAAATCCACCTTGTAAAACAATCATaagactttattttgttttttgttttttttttaatgccgttTTTACGTTTTATAGAGAACTTCCCCCTGTGGGGGAAGAAAAATGCCACACAGAGCATGCGTTTGGGGGAGGGGGACACCAGTAACCACAAACAACGTATGTAGCGTGCTTTATaacttactatagactttaatgtaacatcaggCTGCACAAACACACACCACAATAAAGGGACTAAAAACGGCACGCAGAATGCTGCGATAACGGCCTAAGTCTCATTCTGCCCTTAAGTGCCGAACAACGATATAGCAAGTCGATCGACACATTTACATGGATCAACAATCACTACTGTACATGACCGAACAATTGTTCTTGCAATTGTTTGCACACATgcggggtgtttttatggtcgttggCAGCAGATTCCTTTAcatcgggagatgtgctgccacacacgttgttttttttttttgtttttttttttttggtaaaacaTGCGATCAGCTGACATGAGTTTGTTCAGTTTTCAGACAATCAGTGGGCTTGTTACGCGGGAACTAGATGTCAGCCCGTATGAAAGGGCCTTAAGAACTGAATCTGTAGTTGTGACCCCAAATCTGCACACTGTCAAAATGCTAGGTTTCAATCAATAGCAGTCGATTTTgattgaatcaatagcgcagtcgacagaaTCTTGTCAGCggtgacaaactgaaatcattagccaggtttccgtcaccattgagttcaatggtaagGGAAACAGAAGCCAAGGTTTAACTTTAGCCTTTCCATTGAGGTTAACCCGACAAACCTCCGAcgcaacccctcagcggaaatcaacgctgatgtgaacaagccctaacccTGTGTTGGGGTTAGACCGGAGAGGGCGTGCCACCGTTAATCCAACAAATATAATCTCATTTATAGCCAAAACCTCTAGCTTCATATTTGTCGGGATCGCCTAGCAATAAACACATtctgagaagtttttttttttttttttttcatagcctTCACCTGACATTGCCCACTTTACTTGTAGGTTCCTTAattaagtctaagggtatgttcacacgcagtgcttttcaggtgtatttcagggcgtttacacCTCAAACGCCtgaaaacggaagctgaatgcctacaaacatctgaaatctgctctgtattttcagacttcttttgttaagcgtgtgaacataccctaaggctatgttcagagttttttgcaggcggaatttttgcctcaaaattctgtttggaagtttgaggcagattttcctctccctgcacgcagattttcgcGGCATTCGCGTAAACTCCtgaggatagggcatgtcgctgctcTTTCCCacaaggcggttttaccgcttgcaggagaaagacgcctccgcctcccattgaaatcaatggaaggtattttcaggccgtttttggcgcggtttccacgtccaagtcaaactctgtgtgaacatagcctaaggccctgttcatcctttttttttttttattttttttttgcaggaggaaaattctgcctcaaattcCATTTGGGAtaatgaggcagattttgaccttcctgcacgtcgcttgccgcgtttttgcccgcggccattgagcgctacgGGCaaaactttctctgcctcccattgaggtcaatgggaggtcagcggCGTACACGCgcgaagataaggcatgtccctttctcccgtgaggcggttttaccgctcgcgggagaaaaccacccccccccctcccattgaaatcaatgggaggcatttttggctttttttgatgagttttgcagAGTGGTTTCCtctccaaaaagctcgtcaaaatactctgaacAGGGCCTAGAGGTCTCTACAGACATTTCCACTATCAAGGAATAAAAGTAGCAGACCGGAAGTCTCAGTTGGTTCCCTCTAGTCCTGAATTCATGGAGTATGCTAACAATATGTTTAAGAGATGACGACTAGTGAATCGTGATTCTCCACATGGACCAGCTGGGACATTTACGGGACTTGGTACAGCTGGTGTGCTGGCTCAGGGTGTTTTAGGGCTCTTGTGCAGTTTGGGGGTACCTGGGTGGGGACGCTAGTTTTGGTTTCTCTCTTCTTCCCAGCCCCTCTTTCTGCTCCTACACAGCCCATTCATTTTGGACTATGTCAAGACATTATGTAACTATTTTACTGTTACTCCGGTTGTCATCCTTTTATAtggcctttattatttttttgcttatTACTGCTTAACAATGACTATAATTTTCTTTCCGCTTAGGCTGGCACCACCCACTTCTACGAAGATTGTTTTTTGTGGacgaaggctatgttcacacgctaaagtgaaaactgctgtaaaatacagagctgttttcaagggaaaacggcctctgGTTTTTAAAGCAGCAAatgttttttgaggtttttttttttttttggagccgctttttctattgacacaatgaaaaaactgctcaagaagtgacatgcactttttacagGGCATTTCTTACgcacttttt
The nucleotide sequence above comes from Rhinoderma darwinii isolate aRhiDar2 chromosome 11, aRhiDar2.hap1, whole genome shotgun sequence. Encoded proteins:
- the OAT gene encoding ornithine aminotransferase, mitochondrial; this encodes MFSKLVHRRSLGALYLNLRASLSSAGPAATESTVEEALSSDYVFERESKYGAHNYHPLPVALDRGKGVYVWDVEGRRYFDFLSAYSAVNQGHCHPKIINALKSQAEKLTLTSRAFYNDVLGEYEEYVTKLFNYNKVLPMNTGVEGGETACKLARKWAYTVKGVPKYKAQIIFAAGNFWGRTMSAISSSTDPSSYEGFGPFMPGFKIIPYNDLPALERALQDPNVAAFMVEPIQGEAGVIVPDDGYLTGVRQLCSAHNVLFIADEVQTGLGRTGKMLAVDHENVRPDIVVLGKALSGGVYPVSAVLCDDDVMLTIKPGEHGSTYGGNPLACRVAMASLEVIEEEKLAENARMMGEFLRAELMKTPSDIVTDVRGKGLLNAIVINQTKDCDAWKVCLRLRDNGLLAKPTHGDIIRLAPPLTIKEDEIQECVEIIHKTLLSF